The Apodemus sylvaticus chromosome 5, mApoSyl1.1, whole genome shotgun sequence genome has a segment encoding these proteins:
- the LOC127684320 gene encoding olfactory receptor 5I1-like gives MSLENSTVKTEFYLLGFSDHPELQSLLFAVFFSIYSITLMGNIGMILLITVSSNLHIPMYFFLCILSFIDACYSSVIAPKLLVDLISDKKVISYNGCATQLYFFCSLVDTESFLLAAMAYDRYIAICNPLLYTVIMSRRVCTQLAFGAFLGGTMSSIIHTTNTFQLSFCSKEINHFFCDISPLFSLSCSDTYTHDIILVVFASLVEALSLLTVLLSYMYIIVAIIKTGSAEGRKKGFSTCASHLTVVTIYHGTLIFIYLRPSTGHSMDIDKMTSVFYTLIIPMLNPLIYSLRNKDVKFAFRKIMSKKSFS, from the coding sequence ATGAGTCTGGAGAACAGCACTGTGAAGACTGAATTCTATCTCCTGGGATTCAGtgaccacccagagctccagaGTCTCCTATTTGCTGTATTTTTCTCCATCTACTCTATTACTCTGATGGGGAATATTGGCATGATCTTATTGATCACAGTCAGTTCTAATTTACACAttcccatgtactttttcctctgTATTTTGTCCTTTATAGATGCATGCTACTCTTCTGTCATTGCCCCCAAATTACTTGTAGATCTGATTTCTGACAAGAAGGTAATTTCTTACAATGGCTGTGCTACACAGTTGTATTTTTTCTGCTCTCTGGTTGACACAGAGTCTTTTCTTTTGGCTGCCATGGCTTATGACAGGTACATTGCAATCTGTAACCCCCTGCTCTATACTGTAATTATGTCTAGGAGAGTCTGTACTCAGCTAGCATTTGGAGCATTCTTGGGTGGAACTATGAGTTCCATAATCCATACTACTAATACTTTCCAGTTGTCATTTTGCTCCAAAGAAATTAACCATTTCTTTTGTGATATCTCTCCACTCTTCTCTCTGTCCTGTTCTGATACCTACACACATGACATTATATTGGTGGTGTTCGCAAGTTTAGTAGAAGCTCTCTCTCTTCTTACTGTTCTCCTCTCCTATATGTATATTATAGTGGCCATTATTAAAACAGGTTCtgcagagggaagaaagaaggggttCTCTACTTGTGCTTCTCACCTGACAGTAGTCACCATTTATCATGGTACtctgattttcatttatttgcGTCCTAGTACAGGACATTCAATGGATATTGACAAAATGACCTCTGTGTTCTATACATTGATTATACCCATGCTGAACCCCTTGATATATAGTCTCAGAAACAAAGATGTCAAATTTGCCTTTAGAAAAATTATGAgcaaaaaatcattttcttag
- the LOC127684319 gene encoding olfactory receptor 5W2-like, producing the protein MQFIKHRRMEVGNCSATEFLLLGITNNPVIKVILFTTFLIVYLIILIENLGMIILIRKNPQLHTPMYFFLSHLSFSDICYSTAVGPKMLVGLMTKSNSITFIGCAMQFFTFCIFTDAECVLLAVMAFDRYKAISNPLLYAADMSRVMCYQLLAVVYGVGMVDALTHTTLTFQLCFCGSSEINHFFCDVPPLLLLSCSDTEVNELVIFTLFGFIELSTISGVLVSYCYIISSVLKIRSAEGRFKAFSTCTSHLTAVAIFQGTMLFMYFRPSSAYSLDQDKMTSLFYTLVIPLLNPLIYSLRNKDVKASVKKYLKSRTSV; encoded by the coding sequence ATGCAGTTTATAAAACATAGAAGAATGGAGGTTGGGAACTGTTCAGCAACTGAGTTCCTTCTCTTGGGAATTACCAATAACCCTGTGATCAAGGTGATTTTATTTACAACTTTTCTAATTGTTTATCTCATTATTCTTATTGAAAATCTtggaatgatcattttgataagGAAGAATCCCCAGCTTCACACACCGATGTACTTTTTCCTCAGTCACCTCTCTTTCTCTGACATCTGTTATTCTACTGCAGTTGGACCCAAGATGTTGGTAGGCCTTATGACCAAGAGCAATTCAATTACATTTATTGGCTGTGCTATGCAGTTCTTTACTTTCTGCATTTTTACAGATGCTGAATGTGTGCTGCTGGCAGTGATGGCTTTTGACAGGTATAAGGCCATCAGCAACCCCTTGCTGTATGCAGCAGATATGTCCAGAGTGATGTGCTATCAACTCCTGGCTGTGGTTTATGGGGTTGGAATGGTAGATGCTTTGACACATACGACATTGACATTTCAGTTGTGTTTCTGTGGGTCCAGTGAAATCAACCATTTCTTCTGTGATGTCCCTCCTCTCCTATTACTGTCTTGCTCAGATACAGAGGTCAACGAACTAGTCATATTCACCCTATTTGGGTTTATTGAGCTGAGCACCATCTCAGGAGTCCTCGTGTCTTACTGTTACATCATCTCATCAGTTTTAAAGATCCGCTCTGCTGAGGGCAGGTTCAAAGCATTCTCCACCTGTACCTCCCATCTAACTGCTGTTGCAATTTTCCAGGGAACGATGCTCTTCATGTATTTCCGGCCAAGTTCTGCTTATTCCCTGGATCAAGACAAAATGACCTCATTATTCTATACTCTTGTGATCCCCTTGCTTAACCCACTGATTTACAGCCTCAGGAATAAGGATGTTAAAGCAAGTGTAAAAAAGTACCTGAAAAGTAGAACTTCAGTTTAA
- the LOC127685577 gene encoding olfactory receptor 5W2-like, translating into MEVGNCSATEFLFLGITSNPVIKVILFTTFLIVYLIILIENLGMIILIRMDHQLHIPMYFFLSHLSFSDVCYSTAVGPKMLLDLLAKSSNSITFLGCVLQFFIFCIFTDVECMLLAMMAFDRYKAISNPLLYAIDMSSKVCYQLLAVVYIVAIVDAVIHTTLTFRLCFCGSNEINHFFCDLPPLYMLSCSDIQVNELALFTVFGFIELSTISGVLVSYCYIILSVLKIRSAEGRFKAFSTCTSHLTAVAIFQGTMLFMYFRPSSSYSLDQDKLTSLFYTLVIPVLNPLIYSLRNKDVKEALQKLKTKTWF; encoded by the coding sequence atggAGGTTGGGAACTGTTCAGCCACTGAGTTTCTTTTCTTGGGAATTACCAGTAATCCTGTAATCAAGGTGATCTTATTTACCACTTTTCTAATAGTTTATCTCATTATTCTTATTGAAAATCTTGGAATGATAATtttgataagaatggatcatcaACTTCACATCCCAATGTACTTTTTCCTCAGCCACCTCTCTTTCTCTGATGTCTGCTATTCCACTGCAGTTGGACCAAAGATGTTATTAGACCTGCTTGCAAAGAGCAGCAATTCAATTACTTTTCTTGGTTGTGTTCTTCAGTTCTTCATCTTCTGCATCTTTACAGATGTAGAGTGTATGCTACTGGCTATGATGGCATTTGATCGGTACAAGGCAATCAGTAACCCTTTGCTTTATGCAATAGATATGTCCAGCAAGGTGTGTTACCAACTTCTGGCTGTAGTTTACATAGTTGCTATTGTAGATGCTGTGATACACACAACATTGACATTTCGCTTGTGTTTCTGTGGGTCCAATGAAATTAaccatttcttctgtgatttaCCTCCCCTTTATATGCTCTCCTGCTCTGACATACAAGTCAATGAATTGGCCTTATTTACTGTTTTTGGcttcattgaactgagcaccatTTCAGGAGTTCTGGTCTCTTACTGCTACATCATTTTATCAGTCCTGAAGATCCGTTCTGCTGAGGGGAGGTTCAAAGCTTTTTCTACTTGCACCTCTCATTTAACTGCAGTTGCAATTTTCCAGGGAACTATGCTTTTCATGTATTTCCGGCCAAGTTCTTCTTATTCTCTGGATCAAGACAAATTGACCTCACTCTTTTACACCTTGGTGATCCCTGTATTGAACCCTCTGATTTATAGCCTGAGGAACAAGGATGTGAAAGAGGCACtgcaaaaactgaaaacaaaaacttGGTTCTAA